Proteins encoded within one genomic window of Crocosphaera sp. UHCC 0190:
- a CDS encoding HlyD family efflux transporter periplasmic adaptor subunit has translation MSQANGNQNKEDNLTQADQNGAKSALTTTEKSDDPLAQNLLASINSEQAVILRQSPSWSRGIVWTIIGVTTASLLWAAIARIEQVVAAKGQLKPQATVKEIQAPVNGVVEEVLIKDGDHVKAGEIIVTLDSEASTADLVSLQKVKQSLEQENRFYRTLMDQSLDPLQVEQEIIKLKLPVEVAALARNRAALIAENQLYQIQLGNNVPGANLTSDQVARLQAAQGEASSRASAAQLEMEQLEKQLRQTQVQLADAKKQLNDDIKVLDAIGQRNKEALEDAQKALAIDEKILRDIEPLQEEGGVARLQVERQRQTITERKQKLTEQIANGTIEYDKQRQQVQDRTKEIERFTEEEKRLGLAIDQANARLTNTVKLSEKDVRDKMSDNQKRIAEIDSQLNKVVVENDKRIAELGSQISRAKVTLKYQAIKAPVSGIVFDLKAAPGYVPPPNQTEPLLKIVPDDSLVAEVDITNEDIGFVRVGQKADIRIDSFPFSEFGDIKGEVLSIGSDALEPDEIHKFYRFPAKIKLNQQVLITDDREILLQSGMSVSVNIKIREDRTVLSLFTELFTDKVESLKKVR, from the coding sequence ATGAGTCAAGCCAATGGAAATCAAAATAAAGAGGATAATCTCACTCAAGCTGACCAAAACGGGGCAAAATCTGCCCTGACGACTACCGAGAAATCGGATGATCCCCTCGCTCAAAACTTATTAGCCTCCATCAATTCTGAACAAGCGGTAATCCTGCGTCAATCTCCCAGTTGGTCACGGGGAATCGTTTGGACGATTATTGGGGTAACAACGGCAAGTCTTCTTTGGGCGGCGATCGCCAGAATTGAACAAGTGGTTGCCGCGAAAGGACAACTCAAACCCCAAGCAACCGTTAAAGAAATTCAGGCCCCTGTGAATGGAGTCGTTGAAGAAGTCTTGATCAAAGATGGAGATCATGTCAAGGCAGGAGAAATTATTGTTACTTTAGATTCAGAAGCCAGCACGGCGGACTTAGTTTCCCTACAAAAAGTCAAACAATCCCTCGAACAAGAAAACAGATTTTATCGCACCCTCATGGATCAATCTCTAGATCCCCTACAAGTAGAACAAGAGATTATCAAACTTAAATTACCCGTAGAAGTGGCCGCTTTGGCCCGTAACCGCGCAGCTTTGATAGCAGAAAATCAACTTTATCAAATTCAATTAGGTAACAACGTGCCAGGGGCCAACTTAACCTCAGATCAAGTGGCCAGACTGCAAGCGGCCCAAGGAGAAGCCTCTTCCCGTGCATCTGCGGCCCAATTAGAGATGGAACAATTAGAAAAACAACTCAGACAAACTCAAGTGCAGTTAGCTGATGCCAAAAAACAATTAAATGATGACATTAAAGTTCTCGACGCAATTGGACAAAGAAATAAAGAAGCATTAGAAGATGCCCAAAAAGCTTTAGCCATTGACGAAAAAATTCTTAGAGATATTGAACCCTTACAAGAAGAAGGGGGAGTGGCCCGACTCCAAGTCGAAAGACAACGACAAACCATTACAGAACGGAAACAAAAACTAACAGAACAAATTGCTAACGGCACCATTGAATATGATAAACAACGGCAACAAGTCCAAGATCGGACTAAAGAGATTGAGCGTTTTACAGAAGAAGAAAAACGCTTAGGATTAGCCATTGATCAAGCCAATGCCAGATTAACTAATACGGTGAAACTGAGTGAAAAAGATGTCCGAGATAAGATGTCAGATAACCAAAAGAGAATTGCTGAAATTGACAGTCAACTCAATAAAGTGGTGGTAGAAAATGATAAACGCATCGCCGAATTAGGCAGTCAAATTAGTCGAGCCAAAGTAACATTAAAATATCAAGCGATTAAAGCCCCGGTGAGTGGAATTGTATTTGATTTAAAAGCAGCACCTGGTTATGTTCCTCCCCCAAACCAAACAGAACCCTTACTAAAAATTGTCCCCGATGATAGCCTCGTGGCTGAGGTCGATATTACCAACGAAGATATTGGTTTTGTGCGGGTCGGCCAGAAAGCCGATATACGGATTGATTCTTTTCCTTTTAGCGAATTTGGGGATATTAAAGGGGAAGTTCTTTCTATTGGTTCAGATGCCTTAGAACCCGATGAAATTCATAAGTTTTATCGATTCCCTGCTAAAATTAAACTCAATCAACAAGTTCTCATAACCGACGATCGAGAGATTCTTCTCCAATCAGGAATGTCCGTCAGTGTTAACATTAAAATTCGGGAAGATCGCACGGTACTGAGTCTTTTCACAGAACTCTTTACGGATAAAGTAGAAAGCCTCAAAAAAGTTCGTTAA
- a CDS encoding ATP-grasp domain-containing protein: MDLLEYQAKELFHQVGIPILPSQPIANLSELKHLHIPYPVVLKSQVHSGGRGRAGGIRFVQNTIDAVAAAQAIFSLPILGEYPEVILAEARYDAQEEFFLSILLDYQLQRPVLLGSSRGGIDVETLLKHMHKVVLDQDFSPFYARRLATQMGLKGRLIHGVSAIVEKMYQLFVEKDLDLVEINPLAVSAAGEVMALDGKITVNDTALSRHLDLLSLATPNGENKSNLSPVQMMVQTPSQKPRWVGTSQGEGNVGIICNSWGLTLTTWDLLVHQKSKPACAFVIEEKGSTKSLVKQLGIALEKMLKMPELQVVLINILGNGSTSEMAAQVIADYCQPFVNQQNSEDRLPRPTGTNVPRKRGKPTPTKAEPFQLVIRLIGGNLDKIQETVTFLPIYWLEDLKSAVEKTATLAGSKG, translated from the coding sequence ATGGATTTACTGGAATATCAGGCCAAAGAACTGTTTCATCAGGTGGGCATTCCTATTTTGCCCTCTCAACCCATTGCCAATCTTAGTGAACTCAAACACCTCCATATTCCCTATCCTGTGGTGTTAAAATCTCAAGTCCATTCAGGGGGAAGGGGAAGGGCCGGCGGAATTCGCTTTGTCCAAAATACCATTGATGCAGTGGCTGCGGCTCAAGCTATTTTTAGTTTGCCCATTCTTGGGGAATATCCAGAAGTAATCCTGGCAGAAGCGCGTTATGATGCTCAAGAAGAATTTTTTCTCTCAATTCTCTTAGATTATCAGCTACAGCGTCCGGTTTTATTAGGATCGTCTAGGGGGGGCATTGATGTGGAAACCCTGCTCAAACATATGCACAAAGTCGTGCTAGATCAGGACTTTTCTCCCTTTTATGCCCGTCGGTTAGCGACGCAAATGGGCTTAAAAGGTCGGCTAATTCATGGTGTTAGTGCGATCGTTGAAAAGATGTATCAACTATTCGTCGAAAAAGACCTGGATTTAGTAGAAATTAATCCCCTGGCCGTAAGTGCGGCCGGAGAGGTGATGGCCCTTGATGGGAAAATTACGGTCAATGATACCGCCTTATCCCGTCATCTCGATTTGCTCAGTTTGGCGACTCCTAACGGCGAAAATAAGTCTAACTTGTCCCCGGTTCAAATGATGGTGCAAACCCCCTCCCAAAAACCTCGATGGGTGGGAACTTCTCAGGGTGAGGGCAATGTGGGAATCATCTGTAATAGTTGGGGACTAACCTTAACGACTTGGGATCTTTTAGTGCATCAAAAAAGTAAACCTGCTTGTGCCTTTGTTATTGAAGAAAAGGGCAGCACCAAGTCTTTGGTGAAACAACTCGGCATTGCTTTAGAAAAGATGCTGAAAATGCCGGAGTTACAGGTGGTTTTGATTAATATTTTGGGGAATGGTTCAACCTCTGAAATGGCAGCCCAAGTTATCGCTGATTATTGTCAACCCTTTGTGAATCAACAAAATAGTGAAGATCGTTTACCTCGGCCCACTGGCACAAATGTGCCTCGGAAGCGGGGAAAACCGACACCAACCAAAGCAGAACCCTTTCAATTAGTGATAAGGTTGATTGGAGGAAATTTGGACAAAATACAAGAGACAGTGACGTTTTTACCGATTTATTGGCTAGAAGATCTCAAAAGTGCGGTTGAAAAAACCGCTACTTTGGCAGGTTCTAAGGGATGA
- a CDS encoding CoA-binding protein, which yields MKWQADSKILIQGITDVLGADYASRMKGQGTNIVAGISLEGETPEIDGIPVFTLVEEAVKQLGEIGISLIFTPPYQVLDAGLEAIAAGIEQLVIVTAGVPPLDMVKLLDQAQATNTFVLGSGSGGLLVPNQFWLGIMEPDFYSPGPVGLISRCDRVIDEVARELTQAGCGQSLAISLGSDGIIGSDFEQWLQVMEEDETTEVIVLLGQPNSSGEVLAAEYIESAIEKPVIAYIPGIYTPFERNFGDATSIIASQLSYKMKAETTENKTIAALKKAKVKIVQSPGEIPKLVKAILASKKSKVKTSEA from the coding sequence ATGAAATGGCAAGCAGATAGTAAAATTTTAATTCAAGGCATTACGGACGTTTTAGGTGCCGATTATGCTAGTCGTATGAAGGGCCAGGGGACAAATATAGTAGCAGGGATTAGTTTAGAAGGGGAAACCCCAGAAATTGACGGTATTCCCGTTTTTACTTTGGTGGAAGAAGCGGTGAAACAGTTAGGGGAAATTGGGATCAGCTTGATTTTTACCCCTCCCTATCAAGTCTTGGATGCGGGGTTAGAGGCGATCGCTGCTGGTATTGAACAGCTAGTGATTGTCACGGCCGGGGTTCCACCTCTCGATATGGTTAAGTTATTAGATCAAGCCCAAGCTACTAATACGTTTGTTTTGGGATCGGGCAGTGGCGGGTTATTAGTTCCCAATCAGTTTTGGTTGGGGATCATGGAACCAGATTTTTATTCTCCTGGCCCTGTTGGGTTAATTAGTCGCTGCGATCGCGTTATTGATGAGGTGGCCAGGGAATTAACTCAGGCTGGTTGTGGTCAATCTTTAGCCATTAGTTTGGGGAGTGATGGGATTATTGGCTCAGATTTTGAGCAATGGTTACAGGTGATGGAGGAAGACGAAACAACGGAGGTGATCGTGTTGTTGGGACAACCTAATAGTAGTGGGGAAGTTTTGGCCGCAGAATATATCGAGTCAGCCATTGAAAAACCTGTTATTGCCTATATTCCTGGCATTTATACCCCCTTTGAACGGAATTTCGGCGATGCTACCAGTATTATTGCCAGTCAATTGTCCTATAAAATGAAAGCAGAAACAACGGAAAATAAAACCATTGCAGCGTTAAAAAAGGCTAAGGTCAAAATTGTTCAAAGTCCTGGGGAAATTCCTAAGTTAGTTAAAGCAATTCTTGCTAGTAAAAAGAGTAAAGTGAAAACATCCGAAGCTTAA
- a CDS encoding EF-hand domain-containing protein: protein MKISLNNHQIEDLRKFFQEVDKDNNGKIDPQELRELLETIWEKETDIDITSAVQSTFNKCDRNHDGFITFDEFVSLAD, encoded by the coding sequence ATGAAAATTTCCCTAAATAACCATCAAATAGAAGATTTAAGAAAATTCTTTCAAGAAGTTGATAAAGATAATAATGGTAAAATTGACCCACAAGAATTAAGGGAATTATTGGAAACTATTTGGGAAAAAGAAACGGATATCGATATTACATCAGCAGTTCAATCAACCTTTAATAAATGTGATCGTAATCATGATGGTTTTATTACCTTTGATGAGTTTGTTTCTTTAGCTGATTAA
- a CDS encoding IctB family putative bicarbonate transporter, translating to MNSTWDQITLSYFSAKTWLNASYVYRIVGLFSQWRQGSFLLQWGEALGALLLSIVFLFSPFVTTGLIGVWLVAITAYWGLLTLSDTEKPGLTPIHLLVFVYWGISAVAVAFSPVKAAAFAGFIKLTLYLIFFAFSARILRSPRLTNWLISVILGIGLLVSSYGVRQQIFGVEQLATWNDPTSEFANATRVYSYLENPNLLSSYILPAIAFSISAFFVWKGLFPKVLAATMVMVNIACLYFTGSRGGWIAIMALFFTFLLLLFVWFNNHLSPFWRKWLLPVVFGSLGGLLFVAIISVDPLRARVMSIFAGRQDSSNNFRMNVWMAVIEMIRDRPIIGIGPGNSAFNKIYPLYMSPKYSALSSYSVLLETAVETGLIGLSIFVWLIVVTVNQGVQQIQRLRDTNNLHGLWIIAAISAMAGLLAQGMFDTVWYRPQVNTLWWFLMALIASQYQPKSKDNVVDSVDETEVLTVNS from the coding sequence ATGAATTCAACTTGGGATCAAATTACCCTCTCTTACTTTTCCGCGAAAACCTGGCTAAATGCTAGTTATGTCTATCGTATCGTTGGGTTATTCAGTCAATGGCGACAAGGCAGCTTTCTCCTACAATGGGGAGAAGCTCTCGGTGCGCTATTGTTAAGTATTGTCTTTCTTTTTAGCCCCTTTGTCACCACAGGGTTAATCGGTGTCTGGTTAGTCGCTATTACCGCTTATTGGGGACTGTTAACCCTCTCTGATACCGAAAAACCAGGACTAACCCCTATTCATCTCTTAGTGTTCGTCTATTGGGGAATTTCTGCGGTAGCTGTGGCTTTTTCTCCGGTTAAAGCAGCAGCTTTTGCCGGGTTTATTAAATTGACATTGTATTTGATATTTTTTGCTTTCTCGGCCCGAATTTTGAGATCACCTCGTCTCACTAATTGGTTAATTAGCGTGATTTTAGGCATAGGTTTATTGGTCAGTTCCTATGGGGTGAGACAGCAAATTTTTGGAGTAGAACAATTAGCAACTTGGAATGATCCTACCTCTGAATTTGCTAATGCAACCAGGGTTTATAGTTATTTAGAAAACCCTAATTTACTATCCTCCTATATTTTACCAGCCATTGCCTTTAGTATTTCTGCTTTTTTTGTCTGGAAAGGATTATTTCCTAAAGTATTAGCTGCTACGATGGTGATGGTGAATATTGCTTGTCTTTATTTTACAGGTAGTCGGGGCGGTTGGATTGCCATAATGGCATTATTTTTCACCTTTTTATTGTTGTTGTTTGTCTGGTTTAACAATCATCTTTCTCCCTTTTGGCGTAAGTGGTTATTACCCGTGGTATTTGGGAGTTTAGGCGGCTTACTTTTCGTCGCAATTATATCAGTTGATCCCTTAAGGGCAAGGGTAATGAGTATTTTTGCCGGACGACAAGATAGTAGTAATAATTTCCGCATGAATGTCTGGATGGCCGTAATAGAAATGATCCGCGATCGCCCCATAATTGGAATTGGGCCAGGAAACAGTGCTTTTAATAAGATTTATCCCCTCTATATGAGTCCTAAATATAGTGCCTTAAGTTCTTATTCTGTCCTCTTAGAAACTGCTGTTGAAACTGGGTTAATTGGGTTAAGTATCTTTGTTTGGTTAATTGTTGTTACTGTTAACCAAGGAGTGCAACAAATCCAACGATTAAGGGATACAAATAATCTTCATGGTCTTTGGATAATTGCGGCAATCTCTGCCATGGCCGGATTATTGGCCCAAGGGATGTTTGATACGGTTTGGTATCGTCCCCAAGTTAATACATTATGGTGGTTTTTGATGGCTTTAATTGCTAGTCAATATCAACCAAAATCTAAAGATAATGTTGTTGATAGTGTTGATGAAACTGAGGTTTTAACGGTAAATAGTTAG
- a CDS encoding Uma2 family endonuclease: MLIQSPQTTKIDSLEDYRKLQETSEFKHEYHNGEIIAMTGGTLNHNTIIINLIFCLKLALGKTDNYIYSSDLRLWIPQYSRGVYPDIMIISGQPIFNENRTDEIINPCLIFEVLSPSTSSYDRGDKFLYYRSIPQFKEYILISQSDCLIEHYTKTNDHQWLLTDYQDKEGIINLNSVNIDVKISDIYDNIKI; this comes from the coding sequence ATGCTAATCCAATCACCCCAAACGACTAAAATTGATTCCCTTGAAGATTATCGAAAATTACAAGAAACCTCTGAATTTAAACATGAATATCATAATGGAGAAATTATCGCAATGACTGGTGGCACACTTAATCATAATACAATCATTATAAACCTGATTTTTTGCTTAAAATTAGCTTTGGGTAAAACAGATAATTACATTTATTCTAGCGATCTAAGATTATGGATTCCTCAATATAGTCGAGGGGTTTATCCTGATATTATGATTATTTCAGGACAACCTATTTTCAATGAAAATCGTACTGATGAAATTATCAATCCTTGTCTAATTTTTGAGGTATTATCTCCATCAACTTCTAGTTATGATAGGGGAGATAAGTTTTTATATTATCGCTCAATTCCTCAATTTAAAGAATATATTTTAATCAGTCAATCTGATTGTTTAATTGAACATTATACTAAAACAAATGACCATCAATGGTTATTAACAGACTATCAAGATAAAGAGGGAATAATTAACTTAAATTCGGTAAATATTGATGTAAAAATTTCTGATATCTATGACAATATTAAGATATAA
- a CDS encoding MBL fold metallo-hydrolase, with protein MATLQKRRSENMNGNFYVDSTCIDCDTCRWMAPEVFHRDNNQSAVYHQPTNKNEELEAFQALLSCPTASIGTVEKPNNIKQIQQNFPLLVDENIYHCGYHSEKSFGAASYFIQRQEGNILIDSPRFSPPLVKQIEAMGGIHYLYLTHKDDVADHEKFAQHFGCQRILHVDDINEKTQGVEIQLSGNEPIELSPDFLIIPVPGHTKGHTVLLYQQKYLFTGDHLAWSSSLNHLCGFHHVCWYNWSEQIISMKNLAHYSFEWILPGHGRRYHSDQETMKQQMQQCISWMMEQT; from the coding sequence ATGGCTACATTACAAAAACGTCGTTCAGAAAACATGAACGGTAACTTTTATGTTGATAGTACCTGTATCGACTGTGATACCTGTCGTTGGATGGCCCCAGAAGTATTTCATCGAGATAATAATCAATCGGCAGTTTATCATCAACCCACCAATAAAAACGAAGAATTAGAAGCATTTCAAGCCCTTCTTTCTTGTCCCACTGCTTCTATTGGAACCGTAGAAAAACCAAATAATATTAAACAAATTCAGCAAAATTTCCCCTTATTAGTTGATGAAAATATTTATCATTGTGGCTATCATTCAGAGAAATCTTTTGGTGCTGCTAGTTACTTTATTCAACGACAAGAAGGCAATATTTTAATTGATTCTCCTCGGTTTTCTCCTCCTTTAGTCAAACAAATTGAAGCCATGGGAGGCATTCATTATCTCTATTTAACCCACAAAGATGATGTAGCAGATCATGAAAAATTCGCTCAACATTTTGGTTGTCAGAGAATTCTTCATGTTGATGATATTAACGAAAAAACTCAAGGGGTAGAAATTCAATTATCAGGGAATGAACCCATAGAATTATCCCCTGATTTTCTGATTATTCCTGTTCCTGGCCATACCAAAGGTCATACTGTTCTACTTTACCAACAAAAATATCTTTTTACTGGCGATCATTTAGCTTGGTCATCTTCCTTAAATCATCTCTGTGGTTTCCATCATGTTTGTTGGTATAATTGGTCAGAACAGATTATTTCCATGAAAAATTTAGCCCATTATTCCTTTGAATGGATCTTACCTGGCCATGGTCGTCGTTATCACAGTGATCAAGAAACCATGAAACAACAAATGCAACAATGTATTAGTTGGATGATGGAACAAACTTAA
- a CDS encoding cation diffusion facilitator family transporter, producing the protein MPQDNRSQVRQVLLITLFLNLVVMGLKAVVGVMTGSLSLQADALHSVTDSANNVLGLVASHFSSPIPDRHHPYGHQKYEGIAALGIAAFLVIACFEIIQGAVEKIWHGGDPVKISGGQLWILLIVLGINIFVAFYERRVGLAVNSPILIADAYHTMSDIWVTIMVLAGLIGIWQSENLNLPQLQQLDVILAFPVAILVFTSGWEVVRSNLPWLVDEMAVPPETIYDIVMAVPGVVNCHDIASRGVVGRQVFIEMHLIVEADDVETAHKITETVEMLLEERFDPVRVIIHVEPPSYQSPEISFGPDIHLKK; encoded by the coding sequence GTGCCACAAGATAATCGTTCCCAAGTCCGCCAAGTTTTGCTAATTACCCTATTTCTCAATCTTGTTGTTATGGGGTTAAAAGCGGTTGTGGGCGTGATGACAGGTTCTTTAAGTTTACAAGCAGACGCACTCCATAGCGTCACCGATAGTGCGAATAATGTGTTAGGGTTGGTGGCCAGTCATTTTTCCTCCCCCATTCCCGATCGCCATCATCCCTATGGACACCAAAAATATGAGGGGATAGCAGCGTTAGGTATTGCGGCCTTTTTAGTCATTGCTTGCTTTGAAATTATACAGGGGGCCGTGGAAAAAATTTGGCATGGAGGCGATCCCGTTAAAATATCGGGGGGACAATTATGGATTTTGTTAATTGTATTAGGAATTAATATTTTTGTTGCTTTTTATGAACGTCGGGTGGGTTTAGCTGTGAATAGTCCCATTTTAATCGCTGATGCCTATCATACCATGAGTGATATTTGGGTGACAATTATGGTATTAGCTGGATTAATTGGTATTTGGCAATCTGAAAATTTAAACTTGCCACAACTGCAACAATTAGATGTGATTTTAGCTTTTCCTGTGGCTATTTTAGTCTTTACCAGTGGTTGGGAAGTAGTGCGCTCTAATTTACCTTGGTTAGTAGATGAAATGGCCGTTCCTCCAGAAACAATTTATGACATAGTAATGGCGGTTCCTGGGGTGGTTAACTGTCATGATATTGCTTCACGGGGTGTTGTAGGACGACAAGTTTTTATTGAAATGCACTTAATTGTAGAAGCTGATGATGTAGAAACTGCTCATAAAATTACAGAAACAGTAGAAATGCTATTAGAAGAACGATTTGATCCAGTGCGGGTTATTATTCATGTAGAACCCCCTAGTTATCAGTCTCCTGAGATTAGTTTTGGTCCTGATATTCATCTAAAAAAATAG
- a CDS encoding phycobilisome rod-core linker polypeptide has translation MSVKASGGSSLARPQLYQTVPVSAISQAEQQDRFLGKTELSELVAYFQSGSKRLEIAQTLTSNSDLIVSRAANRIFTGGSPMAYLEKPPVEKEMVMAAAAPTVQPGAVTYVESGGGGGGFFGGLRSIFASTGPIPPGFRPINISRYGPSNMQKSLRDLSWFLRYVTYAIVAGDPSIIIVNTRGLREIIERACSTDATLVALQEMRAAAKDYFRQDAEAQAIVTEYFDVLITEFKAPTPATKQRQRPSGDQQGLELPQSYFNAATTRQKFVMKPSLSESEKGEIIRAAYRQLFERDITKAYSQSLSYLESQVRNGDISMKEFVRRACQSPLYRKQFFEPFINSRALELAFRHILGRGPSSREEVQTYFSIVSKGGLAALVDALVDSQEYADYFGEETVPYIRGLGQEAQECRNWGMQQDLFNYSAPFRKVPQFITTFANYDRPLPDQHVYGSGNDPLEIQFGAIFPKETRNPSNSPAPFSKDTKRILIHRGPGINNQNSNPAARGEFPGSLGPKVFRLNNELPGSSNGASIKYGESSTQAVIRAAYRQVFGRDVYEGQRLKVAEIKLENGDITLREFIKNLAKSEVFLKTYWTPFYVVKAIEYIHRRLLGRPTYGRQEMNPYFDLASKKGFYALVDAMIDSQEYTEAFGEDTVPYERYVTPAGMQARMTRPGTLREDIGKRVDKEVTPRFIELGQVSSNRTEPDIEFRVNQGVTVQRQQTKIFKLLTTTDKVALQNTIRAAYRQIFERDLDPYIIQAEFTALESKLGNGEITVKEFIEGLGRSDLYIKEFYAPYPNTKVIELGTKHFLGRAPLTQKEIQKYNQILATQGIRGFIGAMVNSMEYLQLFGEDTVPYRRFPTLPAANFPNTERLYNKLTKQDKELVVPSFEPVVKVGG, from the coding sequence ATGAGTGTAAAGGCAAGTGGTGGAAGCTCGTTAGCAAGGCCCCAACTGTATCAGACCGTTCCTGTATCGGCTATTAGTCAAGCAGAGCAACAGGATCGCTTTTTAGGCAAGACTGAACTCAGTGAGTTAGTTGCATATTTCCAATCAGGGAGTAAGCGTTTAGAGATCGCCCAAACTCTTACTAGCAATTCCGATTTAATCGTCTCGCGGGCAGCTAACCGCATCTTCACAGGGGGATCGCCCATGGCGTATCTGGAAAAACCTCCGGTGGAAAAAGAAATGGTCATGGCCGCTGCGGCCCCAACAGTCCAACCCGGAGCCGTAACCTATGTGGAAAGTGGTGGCGGTGGCGGTGGCTTTTTCGGAGGTTTACGCTCCATTTTCGCATCCACTGGCCCCATTCCCCCAGGGTTTCGCCCGATTAACATTTCCCGCTACGGCCCTAGCAATATGCAAAAGTCCTTGCGGGATTTATCTTGGTTCTTACGCTATGTCACCTACGCCATCGTAGCGGGTGATCCGAGTATCATTATCGTCAATACTCGTGGTTTGCGGGAAATCATTGAAAGAGCTTGTTCTACGGATGCCACCTTAGTAGCCCTCCAAGAGATGCGGGCAGCAGCAAAAGACTATTTCCGGCAAGATGCAGAAGCACAAGCCATTGTTACAGAATATTTTGATGTATTAATCACCGAATTTAAGGCCCCGACTCCTGCTACTAAGCAGCGTCAGCGTCCTTCCGGCGATCAACAAGGGTTAGAGCTACCCCAAAGTTACTTTAATGCTGCGACAACCCGCCAAAAATTCGTGATGAAGCCTAGCTTATCCGAATCAGAAAAAGGCGAAATCATCAGAGCAGCTTATCGTCAACTGTTTGAACGGGATATTACCAAAGCTTACAGTCAGTCCCTTTCTTATCTAGAATCTCAGGTAAGAAATGGGGACATCTCCATGAAAGAGTTTGTCCGTCGCGCCTGTCAGTCTCCTTTATACCGCAAACAGTTCTTTGAACCCTTCATCAATAGTCGGGCCCTAGAATTAGCCTTCCGTCATATTTTGGGTCGTGGCCCGAGTTCCCGTGAAGAAGTCCAAACCTACTTCTCCATCGTCTCTAAGGGTGGTTTAGCTGCCTTAGTAGACGCACTGGTTGACTCTCAAGAATATGCGGATTACTTTGGAGAAGAAACGGTTCCTTACATTCGCGGCTTAGGTCAAGAAGCCCAAGAATGTCGTAACTGGGGAATGCAGCAAGATCTGTTTAACTACAGTGCGCCCTTCCGTAAAGTTCCTCAATTTATTACTACCTTTGCTAACTATGATCGTCCCTTACCCGATCAGCACGTTTACGGTTCAGGTAATGATCCCCTAGAAATTCAATTTGGGGCAATTTTCCCGAAAGAAACCCGTAATCCCAGTAATAGTCCTGCTCCCTTTAGTAAGGATACTAAACGGATTCTCATTCACCGCGGCCCTGGTATTAATAACCAAAACAGCAATCCTGCGGCCCGGGGCGAATTTCCTGGCTCTTTAGGACCCAAGGTTTTCCGCTTAAATAATGAACTCCCTGGTAGCAGTAATGGGGCCAGCATTAAATATGGGGAAAGTTCTACCCAGGCAGTGATTCGCGCAGCTTACCGTCAAGTCTTTGGACGGGATGTCTACGAAGGACAACGGTTAAAAGTCGCTGAAATTAAGCTAGAAAATGGCGATATTACCCTACGAGAGTTCATCAAAAATCTGGCCAAGTCTGAAGTATTCCTCAAGACCTATTGGACTCCTTTCTATGTAGTTAAGGCCATCGAATACATTCACCGTCGTCTCTTAGGTCGTCCTACCTATGGTCGTCAGGAAATGAATCCTTACTTTGATTTGGCTTCTAAGAAGGGTTTCTATGCTCTGGTAGATGCCATGATCGACTCTCAGGAGTACACAGAAGCCTTTGGGGAAGATACGGTTCCTTATGAACGGTATGTGACTCCGGCGGGAATGCAGGCACGGATGACTCGTCCTGGCACATTACGAGAAGATATCGGTAAGCGGGTTGATAAGGAAGTTACCCCTCGCTTTATCGAGTTGGGTCAAGTTTCCTCAAATCGTACGGAACCAGATATTGAATTCCGTGTTAATCAAGGGGTGACTGTACAACGTCAGCAAACCAAGATCTTTAAACTGTTGACCACAACAGATAAAGTGGCTCTGCAAAATACGATTCGTGCTGCTTACCGTCAGATTTTTGAACGGGATCTCGATCCTTATATTATCCAAGCGGAATTTACGGCCCTAGAAAGTAAGCTTGGCAATGGGGAAATTACCGTTAAGGAGTTTATTGAAGGGTTAGGTCGCTCTGATCTCTATATCAAGGAGTTCTATGCCCCCTATCCCAACACTAAAGTTATTGAACTGGGAACGAAGCACTTCTTAGGCCGTGCGCCTTTGACGCAGAAAGAGATTCAGAAATACAATCAAATTCTGGCAACTCAAGGCATTCGGGGCTTTATTGGGGCTATGGTCAACAGTATGGAATATCTCCAATTATTCGGAGAAGATACCGTTCCTTACCGTCGTTTCCCGACTCTTCCTGCGGCCAATTTCCCCAATACCGAACGCTTGTACAACAAGCTTACCAAACAGGATAAGGAGTTAGTTGTTCCTAGTTTTGAACCTGTGGTTAAAGTCGGTGGTTAA